Proteins encoded in a region of the Suncus etruscus isolate mSunEtr1 chromosome 1, mSunEtr1.pri.cur, whole genome shotgun sequence genome:
- the LOC126004433 gene encoding olfactory receptor 13C9 — MELKNQTTIIEFFLKGLYGYPRLEILFFWLILLMYMVILLGNGTLILISILDSHLHTPMYFFLGNLSFLDICYTTTSIPLALVNFLSERKTISFTGCALQMFLGLAMGTTECVLLGMMAFDRYVAICNPLRYPVIMSKDSYVPMAASSWIMGLVNSAVQTTFVVQLPFCKNNIINHFSCEILAVMKLACADISGNEFIMLVATTLFTLMPLLLIVISYSLIIYSILKISTSEGRNKAFSTCSSHLTVVIIFYGTILFMYMKPKSNETLSSDDLDATDKLISLFYGVMTPMMNPLIYSLRNKDVKEAVKHLFQKRFFGK, encoded by the coding sequence atggaaTTGAAAAACCAAACCACCATTATAGAATTCTTTTTAAAGGGGCTTTATGGTTACCCAAGGCTTGAGATCCTTTTTTTCTGGCTCATCTTACTAATGTACATGGTCATCCTTCTGGGAAATGGCACCCTTATCTTAATCAGCATCTTAGATTCCCACCTTCACACACCTATGTACTTCTTCCTGGGAAACCTCTCTTTCTTGGACATTTGCTATACCACCACCTCCATTCCTCTTGCACTAGTGAACTTCCTCTCAGAAAGAAAGACCATCTCCTTCACTGGCTGTGCACTGCAGATGTTTCTGGGGTTGGCCATGGGGACAACCGAGTGTGTGCTTCTGGGCATGATGGCCTTTGACCGGTATGTGGCTATCTGCAACCCTCTGAGATATCCTGTCATCATGAGCAAGGATTCCTATGTGCCCATGGCAGCTAGCTCCTGGATCATGGGCCTTGTCAACTCTGCTGTACAAACTACTTTTGTGGTGCAATTGCCTTTCTGTAAGAATAACATCATCAACCATTTCAGTTGTGAGATTCTGGCTGTGATGAAATTGGCCTGTGCTGACATCTCAGGCAATGAGTTTATCATGCTTGTGGCCACTACGTTGTTCACACTGATGCCCCTACTCTTGATTGTTATATCTTATTCATTAATTATTTATAGCATTCTCAAAATAAGCACTTCTGAAGGACGAAACAAAGCCTTTTCCACCTGCTCATCTCACTTGACAGTGGTGATCATATTCTATGGGACCATTCTCTTTATGTACATGAAGCCCAAGTCTAATGAGACACTCAGTTCAGACGACTTGGATGCTACTGATAAGCTTATTTCCTTGTTCTATGGGGTGATGACTCCCATGATGAATCCTTTGATCTACAGTTTAAGAAACAAGGATGTGAAAGAAGCAGTCaaacatttatttcaaaagaGGTTTTTTGGCAAGTAA
- the LOC126004444 gene encoding olfactory receptor 13C2-like, translating into MELGNQTNIVEFILKGLSGYPRLEIVFFVLILIMYMVTLLGNGTLILISILDSHLHTPMYFFLGNLSFLDICYTTTSVPLALVNFLSERKTISLTGCALQMFLGLAMGTTECVLLGMMAFDRYVAICNPLRYPVIMSKDSYVLMAASSWIMGLVDSTVQTALVMQLPFCKNNIINHFSCEILAVLKLACADISSNEFIMLVAVTILILTPLLLIIVSYSFIISSILKISTSEGRKKAFSTCSSHLTVVIIFYGTILFMYMKPKSNETLNSEDLDATDKLISLFYGVMTPMMNPLIYSLRNKDVKEAVKHLFHRIFFGK; encoded by the coding sequence atggaattggGAAACCAAACCAATATTGTGGAATTCATTTTAAAGGGTCTTTCTGGCTACCCAAGACttgaaatagtattttttgtCCTCATCTTAATCATGTATATGGTCACCCTTCTGGGAAATGGCACCCTTATCTTAATCAGCATCTTAGATTCCCACCTTCACACACCTATGTACTTCTTCTTGGGAAACCTCTCTTTCTTGGACATTTGCTACACCACCACCTCCGTTCCTCTTGCACTAGTGAACTTCCTCTCAGAAAGAAAGACCATCTCCCTCACTGGCTGTGCACTGCAGATGTTTCTGGGGTTGGCCATGGGGACAACAGAATGTGTGCTTCTGGGCATGATGGCCTTTGACCGGTATGTGGCTATCTGCAACCCTCTGAGATATCCTGTCATCATGAGCAAGGATTCCTATGTGCTCATGGCAGCTAGCTCCTGGATCATGGGCCTCGTCGATTCTACTGTACAAACTGCTCTTGTGATGCAATTGCCTTTCTGTAAGAATAACATCATCAACCATTTCAGTTGTGAGATTCTGGCTGTGTTGAAATTGGCCTGTGCTGACATCTCAAGTAATGAATTCATCATGCTTGTTGCTGTAACTATACTCATACTGACACCACTATTATTAATCATTGTCTCGTACTCTTTCATTATATCTAGTATCCTCAAAATAAGCACTTCTGAGGGGCGAAAAAAAGCCTTTTCTACCTGTTCATCTCACTTGACAGTGGTGATAATATTCTATGGGACCATTCTCTTTATGTACATGAAGCCCAAGTCTAATGAGACACTCAATTCAGAGGACTTGGATGCTACTGATAAGCTTATTTCCTTGTTCTATGGGGTGATGACTCCCATGATGAATCCTTTGATCTACAGTTTAAGAAACAAGGATGTGAAAGAAGCAGTCAAACATTTATTTCATAGGATATTCTTTGGCAAGTAA